Genomic segment of Pseudomonas iranensis:
CTCGCTGCAGGTCGGCTCGCGCGAAGCGGTGAGCACGATGAACGCCAGTCAGGCGTCCAGCGAGCAGAGCGTGGAAGTGGCGAATCAGGCCGGTCTGCGTCTGGTCAGCGTGACCCAGCGCATCGGCGAAATCGACGGTATGAACCAATCGGTTGCAGCGGCGACTGAAGAGCAGACGGCGGTGGTGGAAACGCTGAACGTCGACGTCAATCAGATCAACCTGTTGAACCAGCAGAGCGTGGCCAACCTCAACGAAACGTTGAAGGATTGTGATGCGTTGTCGCAGCAGGCGAACCGGTTGAAGCAGTTGGTCGACAGCTTCAAGATCTGATTCACAGATCGCAGACCGCGTTATCGTTCTTCGCGAGCAGGCTCGCTCCCACAGGGAAATGCATTCCAAATGTGGGAGCGAGCCTGCTCGCGAAAGCGGCGGTTCAATCACCGCCAAACCGATGCCTTAAACAAACAGCTTCAGCACATTGCCCATCGCATCATCGGCAAACCCCTGCACGAAATCCCTGAACCCCGGCAATGCTTCATCCCCACCCGCAGCCGGTTCGGCAATGATCGTCCAGGTCGCCCGCGACTTCCCTTCGCTCAGCGACTCCACCTGCATCGCTGCCCACAGATTCGCCACCCCCAACGTGTTGTAGATCGTCGTCCAGGTCATGCGCCGCGCCTGTTCATCGCGCGAGTTGAGTTGCTCGACCACGACGTTGCCGTCCTTGAAGATTTTCTTGCGCAGCGATGACACGCCCTCGCCGGTCATTTCGGTGTGCGACAGCGCCGGAATGAATCGATCGAAGCCAGCGAAATCGCCAACGATCGCCCAGACTTTTGCCGCGTCCGCCGGCACTTCCACCGACGACACAACGCGGCAGCCTTGCGGGTTTTTGATCAGGGTGTCGGGTTGCAGATTGCTCATGGTGTTGCTCCTTGTGGATGAGTCAGATGAAGTTGATTTCTTTCAGGTAGTCGCAGCCGCGACGCAGCAGCGCCGGGGATTTCTGTGGGTAGTGCGCGCCCATCTGCTGCACGCCGGCCTCGGCGTTGGCGTGGCCGATCAGCGAGATGTCGCCGATGTCTTCTTCGAAACCATTTAGGTAGAAGCCGAGCACGCCAAACAGCGCGTTGTCGGCGTCGACCCGACTCAATTGCTGCTGCCAGTCGGCGACGCTGACCAGCGCAAACTCGCTGCCGGTTTCGCGGAACGAAGCGACGTAGGCATCCCAGCTCAGCGGCTCGGGGTTGTGCAGATTGAACACCGCGCGATCCGCTGAATAACGGCTGGCATGAAAGGCGATGAAGCGGGCGAGAAAGTCCACCGGCATCAAGTCGAAATTTAACGCAAAGGCCGGCACCTGACCGAGCTGGATCGAGCCTTTGAGCATCAGCATCAAACGGTTTTTGTGCGGCTGGCAAACGCCGCTGAGGCTGTTGAAACTGATGTTGCCAGGGCGATAAAGATTGACCCGCACACCGCGCTCGCGCGCCCGTTCGAGGATGCGTTCGCCGGCCCACTTCGACAGGTTGTAGCCGTTGCGAATGTAGATCGGCGGCGTCGCGGCGGCGGGCAGTTCCAGCACTCGACCGGCATCATCCACGGTGCTGGATGCCGACAGGGTCGAGACAAAGTTGAAGACCTTCTTGCTCCGCCCTTCGCACAGCTTCAGCAGGGCGAAGATGGGCTCGACGTTGTCCGCCGCCAGCGACTCGTAATCGAGTACGTGGTTGACGTTGGCGGCGTTGTGCACCAGCGCACCGAACTCGCGATCCAGGCGCTGATAATCCTCATCGCCCAGGCCCAGTTGCGGGCGACTGATGTCCGCTGGATAGACCCGCACACGGCTCAGGTCGAGGTGCTCCAGACGGTTCTCGCGCAGTGCCTGAGCGAAGCGTTGCGCCGCCGTTTGCTCGGCGCCGTCGCGCACCAGACAGGCCACTTCGCTGGCGCCCCAACCGAGCAGCGCTTCGACGATGTGCACGCCTACAAAACTGTTGGCACCGGTGACGATGACCTTGTGCACATCGCCCATGCGGCTGATCGGCAGCGGTTCGATGTCCAGCGCGCGCTCGGCGTCGGCCATGGCCTGAGCGCTGAGCACGGCGCTGTCATCGGTGCCGCGCACCAGCGTCGCCAGTTTGCTGATAGTGGGCAGTTCGATGAAGCGATTGATCGAAATGCTTCGGCCGAATTCCTCCCGCAAGCGCAGCAACATTCGCGACAGCAGGATCGAATGACCGCCGAGATTGAAGAAGCTTTCGTCAGTGGAAATGTCGCTGGTCGGCAGTTCCAGCAGTTCGGCCCAGACCTCAAGAAGCAGCGCTTCGTCAGCATTGGCCGGCAGGCATTTCGCAGCGCTGTCCTGGACCGTCACCGGCAATGCCAACAGCGCCTTGCGATCGACTTTGCCGTTACTGGCGAACGGCATCTGCGCCAGTTCGGTCCACGCTCCCGGTTGCATGTAGTCCGGCAGAAACTGCCGGGCGTGAGCCTTCAATGCGTCGCGGGCAGTCTCGGTCTGTGGCTGGGCGAGGAACGCCAGAATGCGCCGCTGACTGTCGATGACCACGGCGATCTGCCGATACAAGCGGCTCTCGCGCAGGCAGCGCTCGATCTCTTCCGGCTCGACGCGGAAGCCACGGATTTTCACCTGATTGTCGCGCCGCCCGCACAGCTCGATACCGTGCTCTCCCCACTTGGCCATGTCGCCGCTACGGTAGGCGCGCAGGGTTTCGCCGCCGGGCAGTGACAGGCTCAGATAACGCTCGGCGGTCTGCTGCGGATTGTTCAGGTAACCGAGGCAGATACCGGGGCCGACGATGAACAGTTCACCGACGGTTTGATCGGGCACCGGTTGCAGATCGTCGTCGAGAATCAGCACCCGACTGTTGGCGATCGGCCCTCCCAGCGTGCGGTTGCTGTCGCCCGGTTTGAGCTGGCGCGCGGTGATCAGCACGGTGGCTTCGGTCGGGCCATACAGGTTGTGCAGAGTGCCTTGGCGGGTCAGTTGCTCGATGACGTACGGCTCGCAGACATCACCGCCGGTCATCACCTGCACGCCCTCCAGTTGCTCCAGCGGCAGGATGCTCAACAGCGCTGGCGGCAAGAAGGCGTGGGTCAGTTGCCGACGGCGAATCAGCGCAACCAGTTGCAAGGGATCACGGCGCTGGGTGTCGTCGGGCACGATCAGTTCCGCCCCAGCGAGCAGGCTGGGGAAGATATCGATCAGCGAAGAATCGAAGCTCAGCGAAGAGAACTGCAACACCCGGCTTCCGGCGTGCAACTGCACGTAGTCGGCGTACCACGCGGTGAAGTGGGCGAGATTGGCCTGGCTGAGCAGCACGCCTTTCGGATGCCCGGTGGTGCCCGAGGTATAGAGCGCCATGCACGGCGCATCAAGTTCCGGGCGGTGCTGCATCAGCGGCCGGTCGAGATCGGCGTTCGGCGCTTCGATGCCACTGACCTCCAGCCCCGCTATCGACTCG
This window contains:
- a CDS encoding SRPBCC family protein, which encodes MSNLQPDTLIKNPQGCRVVSSVEVPADAAKVWAIVGDFAGFDRFIPALSHTEMTGEGVSSLRKKIFKDGNVVVEQLNSRDEQARRMTWTTIYNTLGVANLWAAMQVESLSEGKSRATWTIIAEPAAGGDEALPGFRDFVQGFADDAMGNVLKLFV
- a CDS encoding non-ribosomal peptide synthetase; the encoded protein is MKRLDILLTGAGQAMTDLARELEQHGHAVTRSGVAQTALDLIIDDGFIAAGDFCAIPHLHLRLGVAAQEHGGLPTLDLLCFLGSSLISRVPIGDEPSGNGQSLRQRALAHVVDEVALLVSRFSRDADYLRHAPVLKAPDFERLEDLLFLDKLAYVHRLNDTTNPTLLEQAQIPLIERLQQSLIEHAERPALHLGGQSISYRQLHAHSRAIQQRLLPLLEQYPQPWVVGVCQGKSPALFASILAILGSGAVYLPLEPSHPLPRQQYILENAGAVLLLHDGQQALSESIAGLEVSGIEAPNADLDRPLMQHRPELDAPCMALYTSGTTGHPKGVLLSQANLAHFTAWYADYVQLHAGSRVLQFSSLSFDSSLIDIFPSLLAGAELIVPDDTQRRDPLQLVALIRRRQLTHAFLPPALLSILPLEQLEGVQVMTGGDVCEPYVIEQLTRQGTLHNLYGPTEATVLITARQLKPGDSNRTLGGPIANSRVLILDDDLQPVPDQTVGELFIVGPGICLGYLNNPQQTAERYLSLSLPGGETLRAYRSGDMAKWGEHGIELCGRRDNQVKIRGFRVEPEEIERCLRESRLYRQIAVVIDSQRRILAFLAQPQTETARDALKAHARQFLPDYMQPGAWTELAQMPFASNGKVDRKALLALPVTVQDSAAKCLPANADEALLLEVWAELLELPTSDISTDESFFNLGGHSILLSRMLLRLREEFGRSISINRFIELPTISKLATLVRGTDDSAVLSAQAMADAERALDIEPLPISRMGDVHKVIVTGANSFVGVHIVEALLGWGASEVACLVRDGAEQTAAQRFAQALRENRLEHLDLSRVRVYPADISRPQLGLGDEDYQRLDREFGALVHNAANVNHVLDYESLAADNVEPIFALLKLCEGRSKKVFNFVSTLSASSTVDDAGRVLELPAAATPPIYIRNGYNLSKWAGERILERARERGVRVNLYRPGNISFNSLSGVCQPHKNRLMLMLKGSIQLGQVPAFALNFDLMPVDFLARFIAFHASRYSADRAVFNLHNPEPLSWDAYVASFRETGSEFALVSVADWQQQLSRVDADNALFGVLGFYLNGFEEDIGDISLIGHANAEAGVQQMGAHYPQKSPALLRRGCDYLKEINFI